CCAGTGGGGTGGGGATGGAGCAAGGTCTCTGTGATGCTCAAGCCACTCAAAGGCTGCCTGTGCTTccagttggggtgttcagcctgcagGAGAATACTCCAAGGacaccttagagcaccttccagtgcctgaaggggctccaggaaagctgcagggGGGGGGACAACTTTGAGGGTTTGTAGTggtgggacaagggggaatggttttaagatgaaagggtagatttagattagtttaggaagaaattcttcacagtgagggtggtggaaCACTGGAGAAGCTGTGGACATGctgagagaagctgtggctgccccatccctggcagtgttgaagggcaggttggatggggcttggagcagcctgggctggtgggaggtgtccctgcccatgcaggggggttggaactggaagatcttgaaggtcccttccaacccaaacccgtctgggattctgtggttCCAAGGGGTCTGGTGGCTGATGAGCAGTGGCACTTGATTTGAGGAGTGAGCCTGTCCTGGGtgtccctgccagctgcaggaaaGGGTTAGGAATTAAAAGGTTAGGAATGAAAGGAGATACAAGGAGGAGAAACCCAGCAGGGGACCAGTCTGCCAGCCTTGTGGTTTTTACTTATGgtctggagctgagctggggtTGGAGATTCAGGGGGTGCCAGCAGGGTGCTGAGGGGGGTTTTCACAGAGTGTTTTTGGACATCTCTGCAGCAGTAGCAGCCTTGCTCAGGCACTCAGGCAAAAGCTGGCCAGTAAGGCAAGGCAGGGGACCAATTTTGGCTCTCTGAGGTCCCTTTGCAGCATCACAGGGAGTGAAATGTGTGTAGGAGTCACCTCTGGGCAGGGTAAacaagctgctgcctcctgggcaggagctctgggcagcagagctgcagcagctcccgcAGAGCTGCACTGATGCCAAACAGCACCCGTGGGGATCTCTGCTCCAAGGACATTCCCATCTTGCTGAAAGTCCTACAGATTGCTCTGCACCCTGGGGCCTGCAGCTCCCTTCATGGAGCTTCTGTGTCTTCATGGCTCTCTGTGTGTTGCACTGCCTGAGCTCTACTGACTGTGTTGTGAGGGTGGGCCAGGGACATCTCTTTCCCCCCCCAGTAGAAGAGAGAAATGTGGACCTGGGAGCTGGAGGCACCCTGGGTGtgcaggaggaggctgcagtgctgccatGTCACCATCCCCTGTCACCCTGGCCATTCTGGTGTGGGCTTCCCATGTGTCCTCTGGGTGGATGTGGGGTCCCCACTCGTAACGTCTCCCTCCCCGGTGCCTGTTCCCTTGGCTCTCCTGATTTCTCCCCATGCTGGAAGCTTTCTTCTGGGGTAGCAGACAGGCATTTCACCTCTCCTGAGACATCTCGGCTTGCTTTGCCACCAGCAATTTCCCAGCAGAAGCCACCTGTACCACTCGTGCTcctgagcagaagcagctgccgCAGGAGACCCCTCTGGCTTCTGACCACAGCACAGATCCCTCCTGTGATGGCTTTTTCTCTGCCACCAaaccctcctgctccccctgcacTGCCTCGATGAGGTTGTCAGCAATGGTTATTCCCTTCCTGCACTAAATCTCAGGCCCACCCCAAGCTGCACAGTGGGGACAAACCCAGCTGCACCCACAGCACCGGGGGCCCTGGGGACTGGgaccctcctgcccctcaggaCCTGCACAAAGTGTCCAGTGCAGACAAGCCCCAACCTCTCTTTGCTTAATAAATTAACTTGGCTCCCTGGGTGATGATGCCAAGCTGCAGGCAGACCCCAGAGAGGGGCTTTTCTTCCCTCatgtgctgctcccagccctttgctgcctgcctggctcaGTCCTGCTGTTTATTCCCCATAGAAATGAGAATTTCAGTTTATCACGTCTGCCTGGCGGGCAACAAACCACTGAGCAAGTGAGAAggagcctgcagcagccaggcagagagagctgggagaaaATGCTGGGTAATAGAGGTATTTGTTAAAGGAGGGAGGAAATTTATATGCTATTCCTGCTCCTTCAGCTCTCAGTCATTGccaaggggagaggaggagtgGGCAGCTTGCGCAGGAAATAGCCAGAAGTCTGTTTTCTGCCCATTTGTCAGTCTgatgaacaagaaaaatataggCAGTCGTgatgaaggagaaggagagagtCTGGAGGAGGCTGGTGTGTGTCTCTCCAGGGCTCCAACTCATGGGGAAGCTGCCCTGGTCCCCCCTGGGACTGGGGTGATGGTGGGACTGGAGGGACCCGAGGTGTCAGTGGGAGGGCAGGGATGAGGTGGGAGAAGGGGACATGGGGAGGAGTAAAGGGCATCTGGAGGAGAACCCTGGCAGGGGAATGGGGATGGTCTCAGTATCTGGAGCCATCTCTGCAGTCCCTGcatctccccccagcctgttAATTCATCTGAAGCACCTACCAGAGAAGAGCACCGGGGagtaaaaaacccaccaagtcTTAAGTGCTAATAATTCCCTGCTTTTATTTGCAGTTATCCACCTACATGAAAGAGGCTGGGGTTTTGCTGACACTTTCTTGCTGCCTGAATCATCCATCCAGGGCCATTTGTTCATAAAAGTAAGGAATTGCAGTTTGGATCTTTTTATTGCTGCTAAcgtggcacaggcagggctgatGGATTCCATGAGCCTTCCCACAGGCTGGGGAGGCTGTACTGGGAAGTGGAAGGAATGTGGGTGCTTGTGCACCCTCCTGGGGGGTTGCAAACTCTGCCTGGGTCTCCCTGGGTCCTTGTGGGGTTGTGCATTGTGCCCCTGGCATGTCTGCTGGAACTGGCAGGAAAAATCTTGCCCTCTCCCAGGCTCCAACTCCTGTAGCTTTTCCTCTTGGGCAGCTTTTCCCTGTGGTACAGGGGTCCATGCAGCCTGGAGAGGGGCTAGGCTGGGATCCCCAGGACCTGTGAGTGTGATGGCacagagagaaggagggagtttggtttcttttcatcTTACCACCTTGtttgcagggctgctggcacgGCTGGACAAGGAGATGCTTTTCCTTTGGCAGAGACAAATAGAGCCAGACCCTCCGGCATCCcggctgctgcttctgcactCAGACCTGACAAATGTGTCCCAGGAGAAACCCCAGAAAGCAATATTCCTGCAGGGGATCagcctcagggcaggatgagtGCTGCCTGGCACGGCACTGGGCCAGGACCCCATCTCCAAGCACGTCTGTCCCCTTGGCTTGCTGCAGGGGCTTGGTCTGTGCCCCGTGGCTGCTGGATGAGGACCAAGGAACAGCCCCTTCCTGGGCTcttccccccccatccctgtgGATATCTCCAAATTAGGGCTGTTATTAACTacagtttccttttccccaaCTGCTGCTTGCACAAACGATAACTGATTTTAAATGAATTGAGCCAATTACTGCAGCTTTTCCTACAGCAGATGACAGCAAtcctgggggaaggaggagcagtCCCAGCTGCAGCGAGGAGGAGAGTTTGACTCTAAAATGCCCTTTGGGCCCCAATTTCCAGATGTTTGGGTTCCCTGGTGAAGTCTGGCTGCTTTCCTCAGTTCCATCTGGATGGAGGTGGCTGCAACCCGGGGCTGCTGAGCAACCTGGGGCTGttggagctggagaaggtgaAGGTACCTGCTCTGTCTGCAATGATCTGCCATGGGTGAGTGGTGCTGACTGCTGACTGCAAACCCAGAGTGCCTGGAAATATCAATGTGCTTGTGGAGAAGTGGGAAGAAAGAACTCCTGAAGGATTTTATTTCCCCCAAAGGCTGGGCTTGGGGCTCTCCCAGTTCCTGGGGGCTGGTGCAATGGGGATTTCCCACCTAGGAAAGGTGTGAGGTGTCCAAGGGCAGGACATTTAACCATATATATCCCAGGATATTTCACCAAATGGGTATTTCCTTGACATGCCAAGGCTGGTTGGCTATGTTGAGATCCAGCCTTTGTATGAAGCTCATCACATTTTGTAGAACAAAGAATTATCACTGGATGTCTTGTCCTTGTAATAGGAGGAGCTTTAGTGAAAAGGAAACCTAATGAAGATGGATTAAGGCTTAAGTGTGTGGAAATGAGTTGAGGAGTTTTGAAATCAGGTTCCCATTTGTCTGCTGTCCCAAATCATGGGAAATATCTATTTCCTTGTGCCAGCAGAGAGGGCAAGGAGTGACATGAGTGCCACCAGCTctctgggatggggacaggctggatccTGCATTGCTCCTCAGCTGGCTCAGTCTGCCATGAGGTCCCAGCCCttggcagcctgggctggggaatGGAAAATTCCACAGGCTGAGCAGGGGGTGAGTGGCTGGTGCCCAGTTCTGTCTTGCTAAGGATAGTGGGACCAAACTCAAGCTCTTCCCTGTGCCCGTCATGCTCTCccctttttctgcagctctcagtCCTGGGTTTCCCTCCTACCAGGAGATGCCTGGATGGGATAGTCCCCTTTGATGCAGCCCACGCAAAAGCCTGTGGAGCTGAGATTAGATGAGCTGTTGCAAAAATCAATTAGTGATAAAACCCTGTGGACAAAGTGCACGATTGTATCATTTTATTATGTTGCCATCTGAGCAGTAAAAATACATAGATATACATGTATAAGGCAATCTGAAACACTGGGTCAGAAATCCAGGCTCCTGCTACTTCCCTCTTAATCTCCTATTATATGATATATCTTCTGAGTGCTTTTGTCAGCTCTCTAAATTTAATAACTGAACTAACCATCTCCTCCTATTGTTCGCATATAAATAAGTGTTGGATCGATAGGGAACATCTTTAAAAGCTCCTGGATTTGAAAAATGAGGGTAGCAAGGCCTGGCAGGCAGTTGCAGGAGAATGATGGCTTCACACCTCCCCCAAAAAATAGTGTTTAAAACGAGGGGGGTGGGGGACAAAAAGGAAACCCCTTCAGTGAGGTGTCTTTGTGGTACTGGATCACTGAGGGTTGGGGTTGAGCTTTTGGTTGAGGATGGCCTGGCTCTGCACTCCTGCTGGCCCAGTTCTGGAGAAACAAGTGCTGCAGCTTTAATTTCTTGCAGGGATTTCTCTGAGGAGAGGTGGACATCACCGGGGGCAGCTTGGccagctgggggctggaggcagAAGCTGAGGGGTTGCTCTCTTGGGGAGGGTTTCTCTTTTTATTCCCGTGTGCAGCTTTGGCCCCAAATAAAGCAGCTTGTTCTTTGCATCAGGGATGGACTTGAAGGTGCCTGAACCTGAGAGCACCACCAGccagctgtgctcagcaccaccagccagctgtgctcagcaccacCAGCCAGCTGTGCTCAGCATCCCACACCTACGTGGCCTGTCCAGGCAGTGTTCACCTCAAGAAGGCTccttgcagcagggcagcagcatcaAGGAGGTAAAATTATCCTGCTGGAAAGAATTCCCTCTGCAAAGCATCCCCAGGTGCTTGTGACTTCCACTGGCAGTAGAAACTGGGCTCACTGGGCTGCTGTGGTGCGGTGGCACATCTGGCAACACATCTGGCTGCTGAGTGCAGGTAGGGGAAGGCTGTGTCACATCTGGCAAGACAGTCTGATGAACCTTACAGGTCTTAGGAGGCTCATCTGgaggaactggggttgttcagtctggagaaaaggaggctgaagggagatcTTCTCTGCAACTCCcagaaaggaggttggagtgaagGGGTtagtcagtctcttctccctagtaacaagcaacaggacaagaagaaatggtctcaagttgcaccaggggaggtttacatCAGATATTAGAAGGAACTTCTTCACTGCGAGGGTTAttgagccctggaacaggctgcccagggtggtggttgaatcactgtccctggaggtgctcaaagctgtgtagatgtggagCTGAGGGACCTGGTTTAGCTCTGGACtgggtagagttgggttaatggttggactggatgatctgaaaggtcttttccaagcagaatgaTTGGTGACATTTGGCTGGTGTGGTGGGCAGTGGCACATCTGGTGAGacagctggtgctgagcagaggtGGGGACAGCCAGAAGGCATGGCCAGCATCCctgccagcatccctgcagcacctgcagggctggggcacagcTCCATCCCTCGTGCTCCTGGGAAACCTGACCGCAGAGCCTCAGCCCACCCTGAGGAGGTCCCTGGCTCTCTGGATCCCCCTCTTAGGGATCCCAAGCTGCTGTTCTCCCCTTCCAGGCTCTGCTCCAACCCTTATGCATCCTTCCAGCATCGCTGCACGGCAGCAAGAGCgcccagccctggccctgcgGTGGTtacaagcagaaacaaaagggagtgTGTGGATCCCGAGGCGGGCACGGAGCTCTGGGTGCTCGAGGAGGGTTGTGTTCCCGCAGTATATTGCTCTCCAgagcaggggggggggggggagaagcaGAGCCGAGGAGCCCCTCGCCCCCAGCGTGTCCAGGCACCTGCTATTTCCAAAAGCAAAAGCCCCGGTCGCTCCTCGGCTGCTCCCTCGGTTTGCAAAACAAGGGGAAACGGGTTTGTTGCTTTgtaggggaagggaaggaggttCCCGAGgctgggggggagagggagccGGGAATGATTGGGTGTAGCTGtcggtgctgctgctgtcaccccaGCCCGGAGCCCCCGAGTTCAGAGggtgcaggggcagctctgctggctgcgggggcaggagggggcccCGGGGGGTCTCGGGGGGGGCAGCATCCTCCTTCATCCTCCCCGCTTCCCCAGGGCATGGCTGTGCTGTGGTTTGATGCAAAAGGTGGTTTCTATTCCTGCTTCTGCATCCCAAGGACGAGCCTGGGGCTTCCCACTGCTCTGGGCTCATTTtgattgaaaaaataaacccaaaccaaaccaaaacagggaaaagcacagaaaactgcCTGGGAAGGGGGGCAGGTGTGAGGGGAAGGGGGGCTGGAGGGTGAGAtgccccagcagtgcccagcttGGCTCTCCAGACAGTCGGGTAACAGATTCCCTGACACAGGGAGCAGTTTTTCCCTGACTCTGCCAATTCCTTAAGGACGCTGACTCGAAGGGCCCCCCAGGGAGGGGAACTTGAACTCTGCAAAAAGCTCCGGGCTGCAGCTTGATTGAAGGCTGCGTGGGGAGTGCTGAGGGGTGGAAGGCCAGAAGAACCAAATAGGAGGGTGGGTTGTTGGCTGGGCAGCGAGGGCCGTGGTAcaagcagccctggctgtgtcTCTTGGTGCCTCTAAACCCTCCTGGTGCTAATGGGGCTGTCACCTTGCTGGGGACAGTGGCTGCTCTGTCACCTGGGCTGGTCTAACCCACAGGTTCCCTTTCCCATGGCTTTTGGAACAGCTCCAGGCTCACCTCTCCCACAGCAGCATCGTATTTTCTCAGCTGGACATCAGTGTCTTGTCAACGTGGCCCAAGAGAAAGGACAAGGTCTCAGCATCtctatttttctctgtgctgcttgtgtttatttcttttattttttaatccctACTGCTTGGCTGTAGAAATCCTTGTACTGACTTGAtatcatttatttataaaatatgtacaGGAAAGTGCTCAGGTTCCAGTCCCACCTCTGAGGTTGTGTCCAGCTGGCAGGACCAGAGGGGGAAGAAGGTTTTTCTGCCTTGGAgtcaggaggaggaaggaagggactGAGAAAGATAGAGACTTCAAAGTACATGAACAAATATTTACAGGttccaagacaaaaaaaatatatctacaGTGTTGTCTTGGGGATAGAGGGAGTTGGGCTGGAAGTGAATCCTGCTCACAGCTCTGTTCCTTGTATTGATTTATAAAGACTGTGGGTATTGATTTCCATGGActgtgccaggagctggagctgctctggtcgtgggctcctgctgctggggtttCTGCAGGGGTGCCTGGTGGGTATGTTGAGTTTTTGCAAATGAGGGACAAATACTTCTGTGATGCCCCCTTGagtggcagggcagggggacgCCAGCAGGAAAATGTTGCAGTTTGGGGTGTCCTGCTGGTTGCTGCTGGTTTAACATGATGTGAAGGAAGCAGAGGGGGTTGCTGGCACATGGATGGTCCCCCAAAGCTGACTGGCTCCTTGGCAGGGGTTGGACCAGTGTGGAAGAGATCAGGGTGCTCATTTGCATCAGTGAGTGCCCCAGTGAGTGTGCCCAGAGCTGGGGGTCTGCACATGGGAGTGGGGGAAGCTACTGCAGGAGGTGCTCAGCTAAGTTCTTGTGCAGGGGAGGGTGTTGGTGCCCAAGGGGTTGACAGCATCGAGTGAGACTGTGGGTGTGTGGGTGACTGTCTTGGTCCCTGAGCTTGGTAGGTCGTCCCAGTTCAAACTGTCCATGGTCTATGCAGGTGATACTTggctggaggagatggaggagacCTCAGTCTTGCTCTGGGATACAGTGGAGGAGACATCTTCATCCCCAAAGGGGTTCTTGCCACAGCAGATTGTGGTGATCATGCAATTACGGAACTGAAGAGGGGAGAGAAATGGAGAACGATGGTATCGTGGGCCAGCTGGGATGTACTGCAGGACCCAGagaccccagccagcagcccctgaGCTTGCTGCTTCCCCCAGGCTGACATTCAACCACTTCTGGGAAAGAGCAAGGTCCCTGCAGTGACCCCAGATGGGCTGGTGAGCCAAGGGGGAGGCTCACTCTGCATGACATGGGACATCTCACCTGTTTGTTCATGAGGACATAGATGATGGGGTTGTAGAGGGAGGAGCTCTTGGAGAAGAAGGCAGGCACTGACATGAGCGTGGCAGTGAAGTCTGCTCCCTTGTTGGTGAAGATCCAGAATGCCACCACAGCATAGGGTGTCCAGGCCAGCATGAAGCCCAGCACCATCAGGATGACCATCCGTGTCACCTCCTTCTCAGCCTTCTGGGTGGTGGCtgattcctgctgctgggcagctgcctgcagggaggtggggtGGTGAGGGACACCCCAGGacctcccacccccagcccatctcccctctcccacccaaGGTGCCCACCCTGTCCCTCTTCATCCCCTCCTGACGTTACCTCTCGGACTTTGCAGATGAGGCGCCCgtaggagaagaaaatgacCAGGACTGGGATGATGAAGTGAATGACAAACATGTAGAGCACGTAGGACTCATTGTGGTAGTTGGGGTTGTGGGTGTAGTAGTCGGGGCCACAGGAGCACTGCATCCCCTCGGGAATGTATCTGCCAGTGAGAAAGGGTAGGATCTTCACCAGGGGGTGCCTCTGGCTGCTGGGTCAGCTCCTGGCCATGGATGTGGGTGCAGGTGAGAGCCAGATGTGGGTTTCAGCTGCCTGGAGGACACAGTGCTGGAGCCAagggagcagccagcagtgcctctggtgctggtggggggctgagctgggctgggggcaggacagaggggctggagatgggAGGGCAGGGGTGCTTGGAAAGGGCTGGGCTTCTCGTGGCATGGGTGAGAGGAGCTGTGCCCATCGAAGCCcctctttctctgcagatgataaagggagcagggagggttattgcagctggagatgctgagctGGTGGCTGCCTTTGCTTTTAGGGAAGACAGAGCCACCATGAGGCTGACAGCTGAGGTCCCACCTCTGCCCCAGTTTGCTCCTCCAGCTCTCGCAGGGAACACGAGAAGTTTCACATCCAACCCGTGAGCCCATCTGTCCCACCGGGACGTTtacacagcagctggagctgcctctggGCACCCTTGGACTCACCTGGACCATCCGAAGAGGGGTGGGGCAGCACAGGAGAAGGCCATGACCCAGGTGAAGGCGATGCCCATCATGGCGTGGCTGGCAGAGAAGCGGAAGTTGCCCATGGGTTTGCAGACAACGATGTAGCGCTCGATGGCCAAGACGACCAGGGACCAGAGGGCAACTTGGcctgagagagggagagagttGGGTGGTGGGAAGAGCTCCTCTGGGCCTCACCTTCCTGCTCTCGTGGTCGCAGCAGAAGGGGTTGAGTGAGGGGTTGGGGAGCAGTGAGGGATAATCAGCATCTTGTTGAATAACTGCAGGTCTCCCGGAACGTGGAGAAGGTCTGGGAGCCAAGGGGAGCATCTGCCACGGGGGGGTGATGAGGAGGGGATAATGATGAGGAGATAATGAGGAGGGGATTACAGTGGTTTTCTAAGCCTTTAAAAAATCAAGGGGGTGAATTCCACCTGGGCTCAAGGAAGCCTGATTTCTGGCAAAGATGCCAGATGTGTCCAAACCTGTTGATGCCtctaaatgtgtattttatggTTCTTCCCTCATTGCTGGATCAGGGGGGTGTGTATGGGGGGTTGTGTGGGTGGGTGTGCATCTGTATTTCTTAGAGATAATTAAACTTGAGGGGATTGGGAGTGTTCAGGCAGTGCTGTGAGCCTGCTGTGATAATCTGCTGATAACTACACCCTGTGCTGGGATTTGCTGGAGACCTGCTGCTCACACACTGGCTGCTTCCCATCAAACTTCCTTCCCTGTGAAGAGCAACCTCTGTGTTCATGATTTGCCCTTCCAACATATCTAAAGATGCCCAAGAGCCCTCAGGCTCACTGCATCAGAAATGGTGCAgacctagatgatcttctgaCCCTGAGACCAAGCCCCTCCTTGGCATGAATCAAGAcatttggctttttatttttttcccctggaagaATATCcatatttctaatttttctttttttttttccagaccagCATCATTGCAGGAATGCCCCatttatggaggaaaaaaaccccagaagacAGGCAAGTGAAGCCCTTGCAGTGGTTCTGGATCTCTGCAGCAAGGATTAGCAGTTGTCAGCTCCATCAGGAGGTGCCGTGTGGGCCTGGCTGCTGCGTGGGCACAGGGCACAAAACACATGTTCCCTGTTTTGTTTCCCAGGGTTTTCTGCAGGGTGAAGAGTTGGTGGCTCTTGTGTCCCTgagaaaggaaacaaggaagCTCCCAAGGGCACTCAAATCGGGTGGAACTGGGTTACAAGAGCTGAGTGGGTGCTGCAAAGTCTGGACCTGGTTTCCTCAAGCCTGAATCTTCCCTCCCCTTCTGCCTGGTCCTTTTCCCAAGGGATTTATCTTCTCCCCCAGTGCTTCACCTTTCCccagaaattcagctttttgtCAAAGCTGCTTGACATTCACTCAAGGACACGGTGTGAGCATCCCCAGCAGGTCCCTTGCTGGCTGCAGAACCCTGGGGTGACACCCCAAGAGTGCACGCTGGGCAGCGTGGGTGGGCGACCCTAGGGTTGATCCTGCAAGCAAGGATCCCTTCTGGTTGCCAGGTGGGTGCTTCTCAGCATCAAGGCAACTCAAATCTCTCTCTCCATCCCCATTTCTAAGCTGCATAGAAGCCACTCCTTGTG
The Apus apus isolate bApuApu2 chromosome 23, bApuApu2.pri.cur, whole genome shotgun sequence DNA segment above includes these coding regions:
- the LOC127393672 gene encoding green-sensitive opsin; translated protein: MNGTEGVNFYVPMSNKTGLVRSPFEYPQYYLAEPWKYRLVCCYVFFLISTGLPINLLTLLVTFKHKKLRQPLNYILVNLAVADLFMACFGFTVTFYTAWNGYFVFGPMGCAVEGFFATLGGQVALWSLVVLAIERYIVVCKPMGNFRFSASHAMMGIAFTWVMAFSCAAPPLFGWSRYIPEGMQCSCGPDYYTHNPNYHNESYVLYMFVIHFIIPVLVIFFSYGRLICKVREAAAQQQESATTQKAEKEVTRMVILMVLGFMLAWTPYAVVAFWIFTNKGADFTATLMSVPAFFSKSSSLYNPIIYVLMNKQFRNCMITTICCGKNPFGDEDVSSTVSQSKTEVSSISSSQVSPA